ACGGGCAGAAATCTGGCGCAACTCTGCCGAATGCATCTGCCTGCGCCGGCCGGGCTTGGCATGTGGTTCATCAGCGAGCTTGCCGCCATGGCGACCGACCTTGCCGAGTTTGTCGGTGCCGCAGTCGGCATCGCGCTCCTCACCGGGATGCCTCTGCTCGCCGCCATGGTCGTTGCCGGTGTGCTGACTTATCTTTTGCTGATGCTGCAAGTGCGGGGCTTCCGCTCAGTCGAACTGATGATTGGCGCGCTGGTGGCCGTCATCGGTATCTCTTACATCATCCAAGTGTGGATCTTGCCTGTCTCGTGGGCGACGGCGCTGCGGCAGACCTTCGTCCCCACGGCATTGCCGCCCGACGCGTTCATGTTGGCGGCCGGCATTGTCGGAGCCACGGTCATGCCACACGCACTCTTTCTCCATTCGGGACTGGTCAATAAGCGTGTGCGTCCACGGAGTGCGTCAGAGACGTCGCAACTGCTTCGCTATTCCAACCGCGAGGTGGTGGCAGCGCTGGCCGCCGCGGGCTGCATCAACCTCGCCATGGTGGTGGTATCAGCAGGCGGGTTTCACGGCGCACATGCGGAGGTGGCCGGCATTGAGGATGCCTATGTCACCCTGGCGCCGTTGTTCGGGGCATCGGCTGGGCTGGTGTTTCTGGTCGGGTTGATCGCATCGGGGCTCTCAAGCTCCGTGGTCGGCACGATGGCGGGCCAGATGGTGTTGCAAGGCTTCCTGCGTGTACGCCTGCCCGTATGGATGCGCCGACTGATCACCATGGTGCCGGCGTTCATCGTCATCGGCGCGGGCATGGATGTCACGCGGGCACTGGTGCTCAGTCAGGTGGTTCTGAGCATGGTGGTGCCGTTTCCCATGGCGGC
Above is a genomic segment from Ralstonia pickettii containing:
- a CDS encoding Nramp family divalent metal transporter codes for the protein MDDALALERDSSSASRCVVAHAREALEGRRRGWRTFTPFVGPAVVVSVAYTDPGNIATGIEAGARYGYQLLWVVLASSLVAMLFQMLSARLGIVTGRNLAQLCRMHLPAPAGLGMWFISELAAMATDLAEFVGAAVGIALLTGMPLLAAMVVAGVLTYLLLMLQVRGFRSVELMIGALVAVIGISYIIQVWILPVSWATALRQTFVPTALPPDAFMLAAGIVGATVMPHALFLHSGLVNKRVRPRSASETSQLLRYSNREVVAALAAAGCINLAMVVVSAGGFHGAHAEVAGIEDAYVTLAPLFGASAGLVFLVGLIASGLSSSVVGTMAGQMVLQGFLRVRLPVWMRRLITMVPAFIVIGAGMDVTRALVLSQVVLSMVVPFPMAALIWLARRPDLMGQHAAGRGLVLLATAGAALVAGLNGALLVHLVA